In Synergistaceae bacterium, the DNA window CGTTTTGAGAATGAACCGGCGGCGATATTGCGTATAATTATCTCAAGAGGGACAATTTTTACGGCTTTTACTAGAGTCTCCCTGTCGCTCAACTGTTCGGCAAAATGAGTCTTGACTCCGTTTTTTTCGAGTAATTGAAACATTGCATTACTCATTTTATTATTTATTATGCCCTTGCCCGTGATAGTTCCGTGCTTGAGCCCGTTAAATGCAGTCGCGTCGTCCTTATATTCGACGATATAATAATCGGGGCTTGATGTAGCAAAAACTTTTTTCGCCTTGCCCTCGTAAATCTGCTCTAATTTCTGAATGTCGCTCATAAAAAAATTAATTCCTTTCATGAAAAACTGTATAAATTATATTACATTCAAGAAAAAATTTGCTAGAAAGTATTATTTTTGCGCGAAAATCTTTTATAGTTCGTGAAAGTCATTCATGCCTGATTGTTAATTTCTTGAGAGAGTGAAATAATTTATCCCGTAAAAATTCACATGCCCTGTAAAGCCGCTAATTAATAAATGAAATGATTAGGAAGGAGGCAGATTTTATAAATGGATTTCAATATAGCACTAGTTGAAGATCAGGAAAATGACGCTTATAAATTAAGTACAGTTATTCGTAAATTCTTCGCAAAACAGCACAGAACAGCAAAAACTATTACTCACTACACGAACAGCAGCGACTTTTTACGAGGATTTGAGCCGGAAAAATTTAATATTATCTTCATGGATATATTAATGAATGACATAAACGGGATTGAGACAGCCGGCAAAATCAGATTAATAGATTCTCAAGTCCTGATAATATTTATAACGTCATCGCGTGAATTCGTATTTGATTCGTTTTTCTCTGCCTCCGTGCCTGTCAGACCATTTGATTATATTCTGAAGCCCTATGACTTTGAGCGGCTTAGCAAGACATTAACTGAAGCTGTGAAAATTTTAGAATCTCCTGAGCCTGCTTTGAATGTTAGAGTTTCGCGAAGTAATTATAATATTCCCTATAAAAAAATTTCGGCTGTGCTATCAAGTAATCACGCAGTAGAAATAATAATGACTGACAGCAATTGCCTTATTTGCTCAATGAAATTTAACGAGGTCGATAATATTTTGCTGAGTGATAAAAGATTCTTATTATGTAACAGGGGATTAATTATAAATATGGACTGTGTTAGATCTCTAAGCAAAGATAAAGAAGTATTTATCATGAAAGACGGCGGGCGTTATCCTTTGAAAGTCAGGGGCAGGGCGAAAATTATAGAAGACTTCACGCAGTATCAAATCTCAAGAATTCGAGGGAGTGCGGGAATATGATTTTATATTTACGTTATGCCCTTGAATTTGCGATAATTATACCAGCTGCAATATTTTCATTTATGCCGGTTAGTGAACACTTAAAATTTGACTCGCTTATAGTTTACGGCCTGACAAGTATATTTCTTGCGTGCTTTATTGTGATTGGCGCATTCTTGAAATCTAAGGCGGCATTAATAGCGGGCTTGCTGGGACTATTTATAATTTATTATTTCTGCGTTGACATGCAATTTAACAAGAAATTATTTTGTTTCTTCAATTCTGCAATGTTGTGTGCTATATGTCCGGCCTATACGATTATATTAATGGGTCCGCTTGAAATTGCGAACGAGTCCGGCGTTTTCTTGTTAGAGTCAGGCTTTATGAATCTTGCTATAGCTCTATTAATGATATTAATATTTATCAGGACGGCCTATAAAAGAATTCCCGTTTTACTCAATGAAGAAAGAATTAACGCTATATGGAATTATTTATATTTGATTCCGCTTGTGATGACGATTTTAATTTACTGGGCTACACCTGTGAGTCCCCGTGTTGTAATGACTGGCCGCGTTAGATCTATATCTATGTTTCTTTTCTCGTTGATTCCGTTGATGATATTTATTTTATATTATATTTTCTGGTGGACTACGGCAAAATTAACACAGAGCGCGAATTTACAGCAGGAAAATATTTTATTGAGACTTGAGAATAAGCGGTATAACGAGCTTAAAAGCTATATAGAACACGCTAAAATTTTAAGGCACGATTTCAGGCAGCATTTACACGTGATTAGCGAACTCGCAGACTTAGGCAAAATTAACGAGTTAAGAGAATATTTATCGCAATTAAATGACTCGTCAACTGCAAAATATATAATATTTTCTTCAAATAGTGCAGTGAATGCCGTAGCTTCTCATTATGACTCATTTGCTAGGAAACAGGACACAAAAATTTTCTGGCGACTTGAGATTCCTTCAGTATTGCCCGTGAAAGAGTCAGATTTTTGCGCAGTACTCGGAAATTTGACAGAAAACGCTTTGAAGGCCGTCAAGAATTTAGACTCAAGCAAACGCAATATAAATATAATTTCGTCAATGCTTTCTGACTCTATGCTTGGACTCTCAATTGATAACCCCTTTGAAGGCTCGATTAAATTAAATAAAAACGGGCTGCCAGTGTCATCAGGGATCGGGCTTTCTTCGGTGTCAAACATAGTCGGGCGTTACGGCGGCTCATTGAACATAAAGACGGACAATAATATTTTTTCAGCGGGATTAATATTTTACATAGATATATAAATTTGTGAGTAATGACTTGTATTTATGAGTCTTTCTCGAATAAAAATTTTTTAGGAGGTACTATTTATTATGAAGCGTTTTGCTTTAGTATTTGCGTTAGTGTTAGTGCTTGCGATTTCTGCAGGTGCTCAGGATTTCGGGAAGTTCACGGCTGAAGTTCCGGACGGCTGGACAGCATCACAGAACGGCCCTACAGTGATTTTTACGAAAAATGACAACACATCGAGTCTTACTATTACAGTGGACGAGTCAGGCGGGGCAACAGCAGAACAGCTTGCAGAGGCTTTTGTCGGTGAATTTGAGAAGACCGGCCAATTCTCAGAAATTACAAAACCTGAAGCAGACAAGGACGGCGATTATTCATTTGACATGACGAATAAACAAGGAGTCGTAAGTAACTGCCTGCTTAGGGTAGACGGCGGCAAATATATGCTAATGGTCATTAGCGGGGCAGAACATGGCGGAGACGACATCATGAAGATTCTTAACTCAGTTAAGGAAAAATAAATTTTTACTCATAAAGCATAATTTTTTTTCACGGGGGAGTCTGCATAAAAGCGGGCTCTCTCGTTCGTTATTTATTAGCGTGATATAATTCATTCTCACAATAAAAATTTTTTCAGGAGGTATTAATTTATCATGAAGCGTCTTGCTTTAGTATTTGCGTTAGTGTTAGTGCTTGCGATTTCTGCAGGTGCTCAAGATTTAGGAAATTTTGCGGCTGAAGTTCCGGACGGTTGGACAGCGAATCCCATGCCGACTCTCTCGACGATTATATTTGTGAAAAATGATAATAACGCTATGGCCTCAATCACGGTAGACGATGCCGGCGAATCAACAGCGAAACAAATCGCCGATTATTTGACATCAGTATATAAGCAGCAGGGCTATATTGACATGACAACGCCTGAAGAAGACGAGAACGGAAATTATATCGTCAACATGAAGAATCAGCACAAATTACCTTCACGCGCTTTATTCTCTGTAAAAGGCGGCAAAGCGTGTGTTATATTATTAGTCGGACTAGAGAGCGGCAAAGAAGGCTTTACGAAAATTTTAGATTCTTTCGCACTCATAGAGAAAAAAAATTTGCTTGAGACATTCAAAATTTCTGATAATCTAATCTCTAAATAAAGTTTCATAATTATTTATGCTCGCAAAAAAATAGCGGAATAGAGCGCAAATACTCTACTCCGCAGAAATATTAATAAATCTTATTCGCCGCCGCCTTCAGGGTAAATCATAGGGGCATCTCCTCCGCCAAAGTCGCCGCCGCCTCCAAAGTCTCCGCCAGAGTCACCGCCAAAATCACCGCCGCCGGTATCGAGTTCGGGTTCGGGTTCAGGAGCTGACTCGGGTTCGGGTGTGTTGTTACTGTTATCTTCTTGATTGCCGAAGTCGCCGCCGCCGCCAGTTTCGGGTTCAGGTTCGGGTGTAGATTCAGGTTCGGG includes these proteins:
- a CDS encoding response regulator transcription factor; protein product: MDFNIALVEDQENDAYKLSTVIRKFFAKQHRTAKTITHYTNSSDFLRGFEPEKFNIIFMDILMNDINGIETAGKIRLIDSQVLIIFITSSREFVFDSFFSASVPVRPFDYILKPYDFERLSKTLTEAVKILESPEPALNVRVSRSNYNIPYKKISAVLSSNHAVEIIMTDSNCLICSMKFNEVDNILLSDKRFLLCNRGLIINMDCVRSLSKDKEVFIMKDGGRYPLKVRGRAKIIEDFTQYQISRIRGSAGI
- a CDS encoding sensor histidine kinase encodes the protein MILYLRYALEFAIIIPAAIFSFMPVSEHLKFDSLIVYGLTSIFLACFIVIGAFLKSKAALIAGLLGLFIIYYFCVDMQFNKKLFCFFNSAMLCAICPAYTIILMGPLEIANESGVFLLESGFMNLAIALLMILIFIRTAYKRIPVLLNEERINAIWNYLYLIPLVMTILIYWATPVSPRVVMTGRVRSISMFLFSLIPLMIFILYYIFWWTTAKLTQSANLQQENILLRLENKRYNELKSYIEHAKILRHDFRQHLHVISELADLGKINELREYLSQLNDSSTAKYIIFSSNSAVNAVASHYDSFARKQDTKIFWRLEIPSVLPVKESDFCAVLGNLTENALKAVKNLDSSKRNINIISSMLSDSMLGLSIDNPFEGSIKLNKNGLPVSSGIGLSSVSNIVGRYGGSLNIKTDNNIFSAGLIFYIDI